A genomic window from Methanovulcanius yangii includes:
- a CDS encoding aldehyde dehydrogenase family protein produces the protein MEQPMPCIVGGVRETCGNTFEVRSPYDGSLVASVCRPGRHECGEALARAAGACGEMATLPAYRRAEILSCLGRAIEDHSDELADILVREVGKPRKFAEAEVMRAASTILLTAEEATRCEGDILPLDRDAAADGRTGFLTRVPAGVVLGITPFNFPLNLACHKLGPAIAAGCPIVLKPSTATPVATLLLGEMALDAGVPPAALSVLPCTAEDAEWMAKDPRVAVLSFTGSPSVGWHLKRATAARHVALELGGNAAVIVHSDAPLEYAAERIVQGGYSNSGQVCISTQRVLVHRPVYDHLCDMVVRRVAGLVTGDPADPATDVGPLISEWAAETAEKKIRDAVGGGAELLCGGTREGRMVVPTVLGMATAGAAVCATELFAPAVVLLPYETWDEALAMAADTPYGLQAGIFTNDMDRIMEAVRCIPVGGLMVGDIPTFRTDAMPYGGVRLSGMGREGPRYAIREMTEEKLVVLNRHGLRRGTGEDRFI, from the coding sequence ATGGAACAGCCGATGCCCTGTATTGTTGGAGGAGTCCGGGAGACGTGCGGGAATACCTTTGAGGTGCGCAGCCCGTATGACGGGTCGCTGGTCGCGTCCGTCTGCCGTCCCGGCCGCCACGAGTGTGGTGAGGCGCTTGCCCGTGCCGCCGGTGCGTGCGGGGAGATGGCGACTCTTCCGGCCTACCGGCGGGCGGAGATTCTCTCCTGCCTTGGAAGAGCCATTGAGGATCACAGCGACGAACTGGCGGACATCCTCGTACGAGAGGTGGGCAAACCACGGAAATTCGCCGAAGCCGAGGTGATGCGTGCGGCGTCGACCATCCTGCTTACGGCCGAGGAGGCAACCCGTTGCGAGGGCGATATCCTGCCCCTTGACCGCGACGCCGCAGCGGACGGGCGGACCGGGTTTCTGACGAGGGTGCCGGCAGGAGTGGTGCTGGGGATCACCCCCTTCAACTTCCCCCTGAATCTTGCCTGTCACAAACTGGGCCCCGCCATCGCTGCCGGGTGCCCGATCGTCCTCAAACCGTCCACCGCGACACCGGTTGCAACGCTCCTTCTCGGGGAGATGGCGCTCGATGCCGGAGTTCCCCCGGCGGCACTCTCGGTCCTCCCCTGCACTGCCGAAGATGCGGAGTGGATGGCGAAAGATCCGCGGGTGGCGGTCCTCTCGTTTACCGGCAGCCCGTCGGTGGGCTGGCACCTGAAGCGTGCCACCGCGGCCCGCCACGTCGCTCTGGAGCTGGGGGGCAATGCCGCCGTCATCGTCCACAGCGACGCCCCGCTGGAGTATGCCGCCGAGCGGATTGTCCAGGGAGGATATTCAAACAGCGGTCAGGTCTGCATCTCCACCCAGCGGGTGCTGGTCCACCGTCCGGTCTATGACCACCTCTGCGATATGGTCGTAAGAAGGGTTGCGGGCCTCGTCACCGGAGACCCGGCGGACCCCGCAACCGACGTGGGTCCGCTCATCTCGGAGTGGGCTGCGGAGACGGCGGAGAAGAAGATACGCGACGCGGTCGGGGGAGGGGCCGAACTGCTCTGCGGCGGGACGAGGGAGGGCCGGATGGTCGTCCCGACGGTGCTGGGGATGGCGACTGCGGGTGCCGCCGTCTGCGCCACCGAGCTCTTCGCCCCGGCGGTCGTCCTCCTCCCCTACGAGACGTGGGATGAGGCTCTTGCGATGGCGGCCGACACGCCCTACGGCCTCCAGGCAGGCATCTTCACGAATGATATGGACCGCATCATGGAGGCCGTCCGGTGCATCCCTGTCGGGGGACTGATGGTAGGCGACATCCCGACCTTCCGGACCGATGCGATGCCGTACGGGGGGGTCCGGCTCTCGGGAATGGGGCGGGAAGGGCCCCGTTATGCCATAAGGGAGATGACCGAGGAGAAGCTCGTCGTCCTCAACCGCCACGGTCTGCGGCGGGGCACCGGTGAGGATAGGTTTATCTGA
- a CDS encoding helical backbone metal receptor translates to MVAKRTNFIFFSIVLLCSIACTAGVGAYPLSPGDSQMESALAYMQSCQRDDGGFGEDGRETSPATSTWVIMAIVAAGEDPDTWTKNGVSAIDYLHAVAAPETVAIDGTAETAKMILTILAVGEDPYTFEGTDFVASLKAKQEPSGSFGDHIYTTNWAVMALAAAGEDTSAATTWLTSRQNADGGFGWTPGAESDCDDTASAVEALIAAGTPRSAPVITNAVGFFRDVQCANGGFNYGGSSAANTASDAWVIQALVAAGENPATWTKEGATPVSHLLSAQAGEGYFKWTPVLTDNPCRMTASAVPALLGHPYPVLPGAGMSAASTGSAISPAATGAAVNLSSPSPVPTSAVPAGGPVTVTDDFGRTVTVQGVPQRIVSLAPSNTEIVYAVGAGDRVVGVTDYCNYPAATADVEKVGGYSSVNIEKVVAAQPDLVLAALGNSEEVVNYIEGLGLTVVSLNPASIQGVVDDVRLVGTVTGNAQEAEAIASSMEARIAAVRTKAAAASSEPTVAHVVWYDPIWVSGSETFQDEMFEIAHAKNAFPNVEGWQVVGLEDFITTNPDIILVNSGSGMGDGGYDLIYSYMMEEPRLQGVTAIREGRVYIAESDMIDRGGPRIVDALEEVAADIHPEIFGAASTPTPETTQSPLPLAGALGGCIAMGILGLRGRGRA, encoded by the coding sequence ATGGTAGCAAAAAGAACTAATTTCATCTTTTTTTCGATAGTGCTGCTCTGCAGCATCGCGTGCACCGCAGGAGTGGGAGCGTACCCGCTTTCGCCCGGTGATTCGCAGATGGAATCGGCCCTCGCCTACATGCAGTCCTGCCAGCGGGACGACGGCGGGTTCGGCGAAGACGGACGGGAGACGAGCCCTGCGACCTCGACGTGGGTGATCATGGCCATCGTCGCCGCCGGCGAGGATCCGGATACCTGGACGAAAAACGGCGTCTCGGCGATTGATTACCTTCATGCGGTTGCCGCCCCGGAGACCGTCGCCATCGACGGCACGGCCGAGACCGCGAAGATGATCCTCACCATCCTTGCGGTCGGGGAAGACCCGTACACCTTTGAGGGAACCGACTTCGTTGCTTCTCTCAAGGCGAAGCAGGAGCCGTCGGGCTCGTTCGGGGACCACATCTATACGACGAACTGGGCGGTCATGGCGCTTGCGGCTGCAGGAGAGGACACCTCCGCGGCGACGACATGGCTCACCTCCCGGCAGAATGCTGACGGCGGGTTCGGGTGGACGCCCGGCGCCGAGAGCGACTGCGACGACACCGCCTCGGCGGTCGAGGCCCTGATTGCGGCCGGAACGCCCCGGTCGGCGCCCGTGATCACGAATGCGGTCGGGTTCTTCCGTGATGTCCAGTGCGCAAACGGCGGCTTCAATTACGGCGGTTCGAGTGCGGCAAACACCGCCTCGGACGCCTGGGTGATACAGGCCCTCGTTGCGGCAGGCGAGAACCCGGCCACATGGACGAAAGAGGGGGCAACCCCCGTCTCCCACCTTCTTTCGGCCCAGGCGGGAGAGGGGTATTTCAAGTGGACCCCGGTCCTGACGGACAACCCCTGCCGGATGACGGCCTCCGCCGTCCCCGCCCTCCTCGGGCACCCGTATCCCGTTCTGCCGGGCGCTGGTATGTCAGCGGCGTCAACCGGCAGTGCAATATCTCCGGCGGCGACCGGAGCGGCAGTGAATCTCTCCTCGCCGTCGCCGGTCCCAACCTCCGCGGTGCCGGCCGGCGGGCCCGTCACGGTGACCGATGACTTCGGCAGGACCGTCACCGTCCAGGGCGTTCCGCAGCGGATCGTCTCTCTTGCTCCGTCGAACACCGAGATCGTCTATGCCGTCGGTGCGGGCGATCGCGTCGTCGGGGTGACCGACTACTGCAACTACCCGGCGGCAACGGCGGATGTCGAGAAGGTCGGCGGGTACAGCAGCGTCAACATCGAGAAGGTGGTTGCTGCACAGCCCGACCTCGTCCTCGCGGCGCTCGGCAATAGCGAGGAGGTCGTCAACTACATCGAGGGTCTGGGCCTCACCGTCGTCTCCCTCAACCCCGCCTCCATACAGGGTGTCGTCGATGATGTCCGGCTCGTCGGCACCGTGACCGGGAATGCACAGGAGGCAGAAGCCATCGCATCTTCCATGGAGGCGAGGATTGCGGCAGTACGAACGAAGGCGGCTGCTGCCTCCAGCGAGCCCACCGTCGCCCACGTCGTCTGGTATGACCCCATCTGGGTGAGCGGGTCGGAAACCTTCCAGGACGAGATGTTCGAGATCGCCCATGCAAAGAATGCCTTCCCGAACGTCGAGGGATGGCAGGTCGTCGGGCTTGAGGACTTCATCACGACCAACCCCGACATCATCCTCGTCAACTCGGGCAGCGGTATGGGGGACGGCGGATATGATCTCATCTATTCGTATATGATGGAGGAACCACGGCTCCAGGGGGTCACCGCCATCCGTGAAGGCCGGGTGTATATCGCCGAGTCGGACATGATCGACCGTGGCGGCCCGCGGATCGTCGATGCCCTCGAAGAGGTCGCGGCCGACATCCATCCGGAAATATTCGGTGCCGCCTCGACACCGACGCCCGAGACGACACAGTCACCGCTGCCGCTCGCCGGCGCCCTCGGCGGGTGTATCGCCATGGGCATCCTTGGTCTCCGGGGAAGAGGGAGGGCATGA
- a CDS encoding WD40 repeat domain-containing protein, giving the protein MKAASLLVISLLLLVLWAPVAAAADGPLWTHTIGGTGVRSVAISGDGTTVSAAGEDGLVVLSADGVVQWSSPVRMYDVALPDGAEPVLAGGFDIQVYDADGTEYGGRKVFNVIRSIAVSPDGTTYVASTDGSTVVEGSLTEDTATERETGEDYFAVSLVPGTEYLAAGTESGSVILTSRGGGAAFWEYRASPKAVADIASSDGARTIVACTGDGMVHTLSRTGLLLWSAAVLRPEGVAVSRDGDRIAVCGAEGFALFDRTGTELVSVSLPAGCTGIALNGDATMAAVTTTSDVSLYALDGNCVAEGDVIPATGAGGTAVEVEQTPRASPATPEPPAGGEAATPTGQAAPAALVAAAGLIGTTPLLRRK; this is encoded by the coding sequence ATGAAGGCGGCCTCTCTGCTCGTAATCTCCCTCCTCCTGCTCGTCCTCTGGGCACCGGTCGCCGCAGCGGCCGACGGTCCCCTCTGGACGCATACGATCGGGGGAACGGGTGTCCGTTCGGTTGCCATCTCCGGCGACGGAACGACGGTCAGTGCGGCAGGGGAGGACGGTTTGGTCGTCCTCTCCGCCGACGGAGTGGTGCAGTGGAGCTCTCCGGTGCGGATGTATGATGTGGCGCTCCCCGACGGCGCCGAACCGGTCCTTGCCGGCGGTTTCGACATCCAGGTATACGACGCCGACGGGACGGAGTATGGGGGCAGAAAAGTCTTCAATGTGATCCGGAGCATCGCGGTGTCACCTGACGGGACAACCTATGTCGCATCGACCGATGGGTCGACCGTCGTCGAGGGCAGTCTCACGGAGGATACCGCGACCGAGAGGGAAACGGGCGAGGATTACTTTGCGGTATCGCTCGTTCCCGGGACGGAGTATCTCGCCGCCGGTACCGAGAGTGGTTCGGTGATTCTCACCTCCCGCGGCGGGGGAGCCGCCTTCTGGGAGTACCGGGCATCACCAAAAGCAGTGGCCGACATCGCCTCTTCCGACGGGGCCCGGACCATCGTGGCGTGTACCGGCGATGGCATGGTACACACCCTCTCCCGGACGGGGCTTCTCCTCTGGTCCGCCGCCGTCCTGCGTCCTGAAGGGGTTGCGGTAAGTCGTGACGGAGACCGTATCGCCGTCTGTGGTGCGGAGGGCTTTGCCCTCTTTGACCGGACGGGAACAGAACTGGTCTCCGTCAGCCTCCCTGCCGGATGCACGGGAATCGCCCTGAATGGCGACGCTACCATGGCTGCCGTAACAACCACCTCTGATGTCTCCCTCTATGCGCTGGATGGAAACTGCGTGGCGGAGGGAGACGTGATACCCGCCACGGGAGCAGGCGGCACTGCCGTCGAGGTGGAGCAGACGCCTCGTGCCTCTCCGGCCACACCGGAGCCGCCGGCCGGTGGAGAGGCGGCCACGCCGACCGGGCAGGCGGCTCCCGCGGCACTGGTCGCGGCAGCAGGACTGATAGGTACGACGCCTCTTCTCCGCAGAAAATAG
- a CDS encoding outer membrane protein assembly factor BamB family protein, translating into MKNNIILYGVVLLLAAALLMAPASAFNYTGNVTLTQGMTFSVDGGLHTESNTSSLGALDVFSQTYDNGTGFDYVVTYDPSMGAFIDAIGGVSTAPGWTEYWNFYVNGNASDVGASTYECAAGDVLVFAYGPWGTNESTASDVVNITVRDINPFPGWTGGVTMVRGTALDIDGHRESNTTAFAAFHEASLCGNFSYEYSYYDGAGFFAGPVGDVEATAGYAKYWQFWYNGAYSMTGMSGVQVETGDVVELLYGPDGMAHGDAEYAVSITIDDMLAFPGWEGTVALDNSTFLFSPSENPSAEYLVNNDTGLGALIQASEAGFLDFYASDSGYATYGTFSLTGIAHTNQTAGWEYYWAIYINDVLAPMGLGGNRVEAGDVVRFTYTEWATGSDLVHVNITVGDVAGTASSAGPAEGTGPNTATIRWQAEVAESPDGSPLLYDGKVYIATWPDMFFSEADQEMYLYCYDAGTGALAWKNTLADGYGSVASLAVGAGKIFARGTNGVLYAVDAGSGTTVWSSPLDDAAAVIPWSQVNAGPCVWNDRLFVLSTLNGTMNVFTLDGALMYQQETGGAIEYFTTPVGNSDTVYFAGNGTHTLYAIDDLTYQERWNITTTELIRSSPVCGAGIVYFSTYDSLVAVSAVDGSSVWSVPIGGTTGTPALRDGHLYVGETDGLHCYDAATGAEAWHYAAGKVSVSPATDTDNVYFATSDAAGTVYALDGGTGDEVWHYTQTAPDDGNWASFYSSSPATADGRLYIGGEYYNTVYCFGPALPGVPTGGDDGDDDGPAPVPVPVPTVPLTKLTLTPGTFSVEGASGKTYNVSATTALGVLHAAGLSFGVDDDFYTEYGSLFVDEIGGLANSGSSGWMYTVNGASPGTGANTYTLTTGDEVIWYWSESMSSTPAESDHVYGYAVTVTATTGMTGDGDGTDDGTGDSPTMTTSSVGRISTIGLPEGASLTIDQNRMMLSIDMAAARAAGENVMMDKNTLIITRGDAVLSIRFIDFKEIRGITSGPIESITVRTMPIDNELPGAGEVLVSVGAELYSVPFGARILTSVSTGPSLAETREMLDGLAGAPYPAAVAYAIDVDTMNLVNGEDIGTASMMIVMDAAWVNDHGGAKSLRIVHIGNDGNVEVIVPTVRFEGTTVSIEADSPAGFSSFVLIAAGEPPAGNVLSDAEQTPESTSAGENTEPAQTPFPALAGLAGAGLALSWWSGRYGSKKN; encoded by the coding sequence ATGAAAAATAATATTATTTTATACGGTGTTGTTCTTCTTCTTGCCGCGGCTCTCCTGATGGCCCCGGCATCGGCGTTCAATTACACGGGGAATGTCACCCTGACGCAGGGCATGACCTTCTCTGTGGATGGCGGACTTCACACCGAGTCGAACACCTCGTCCCTCGGTGCACTCGATGTCTTTTCACAGACCTATGACAACGGGACGGGTTTTGATTATGTTGTGACCTATGACCCTTCAATGGGAGCGTTTATCGATGCAATCGGAGGCGTTTCGACCGCTCCGGGCTGGACGGAGTACTGGAATTTCTATGTCAACGGCAATGCGAGCGACGTCGGAGCCTCCACCTATGAATGTGCTGCGGGTGATGTGCTCGTCTTCGCATACGGGCCGTGGGGGACCAACGAGTCGACCGCGTCCGATGTGGTGAACATCACGGTCAGGGATATCAATCCCTTCCCGGGCTGGACGGGCGGCGTAACGATGGTGAGGGGAACGGCACTTGACATCGACGGCCACCGCGAGTCGAACACGACGGCCTTTGCGGCATTCCACGAGGCCTCCCTGTGCGGCAACTTCTCCTATGAATACTCGTATTATGACGGGGCCGGGTTCTTTGCCGGTCCGGTGGGTGATGTGGAAGCGACTGCCGGGTACGCGAAATACTGGCAGTTCTGGTACAACGGGGCGTACTCGATGACCGGCATGTCCGGGGTGCAGGTGGAGACAGGCGATGTCGTCGAACTCCTCTACGGCCCGGACGGGATGGCGCACGGTGATGCGGAATATGCCGTCTCCATCACCATCGACGACATGCTCGCCTTTCCGGGATGGGAGGGGACGGTCGCCCTCGACAACTCGACTTTCCTCTTCTCCCCCTCGGAAAACCCCTCTGCGGAGTACCTCGTCAACAATGATACGGGCCTCGGGGCCCTGATCCAGGCGTCGGAGGCCGGATTCCTTGATTTCTATGCCAGTGATTCTGGATATGCTACCTACGGGACCTTCTCGCTCACTGGCATTGCCCATACCAACCAGACCGCGGGGTGGGAGTATTACTGGGCAATATACATCAACGATGTCTTGGCCCCGATGGGCCTCGGCGGCAACAGGGTCGAAGCCGGTGATGTTGTCCGTTTCACTTATACCGAATGGGCAACCGGCAGCGACCTTGTCCACGTGAATATCACGGTCGGCGATGTTGCCGGAACGGCGTCTTCGGCCGGACCGGCAGAGGGCACCGGGCCGAATACCGCCACCATCCGCTGGCAGGCGGAGGTGGCCGAGTCGCCGGACGGATCACCCCTCCTCTATGACGGAAAGGTCTACATCGCAACCTGGCCCGATATGTTCTTCTCCGAGGCAGACCAGGAGATGTACCTCTACTGCTATGACGCGGGCACGGGGGCTCTTGCCTGGAAGAACACGCTCGCCGACGGGTACGGATCGGTCGCCTCCCTTGCCGTCGGCGCCGGTAAAATATTTGCCCGGGGAACGAATGGCGTCCTCTATGCCGTCGATGCCGGTTCCGGTACGACGGTATGGAGTTCTCCGCTCGACGACGCCGCAGCGGTCATTCCGTGGTCACAGGTGAACGCCGGTCCGTGTGTATGGAACGACCGCCTCTTCGTCCTCTCCACACTGAACGGCACGATGAACGTCTTCACTCTCGACGGGGCCCTGATGTATCAACAGGAGACCGGCGGGGCCATCGAGTATTTCACCACTCCGGTCGGCAACAGTGATACGGTCTACTTCGCCGGCAACGGGACGCACACGCTCTATGCCATCGATGACCTTACCTACCAGGAGCGCTGGAACATCACGACCACGGAGCTCATCCGGTCCTCCCCCGTATGTGGGGCCGGGATAGTCTACTTCTCCACCTATGATTCGCTCGTCGCGGTCAGTGCCGTGGATGGCTCCTCCGTCTGGTCGGTGCCGATCGGTGGCACGACAGGGACCCCTGCCCTCCGGGACGGACATCTCTATGTGGGAGAGACCGATGGTCTCCACTGCTACGATGCCGCCACCGGCGCCGAAGCATGGCACTATGCCGCCGGGAAGGTGAGTGTTTCGCCTGCAACAGACACGGACAACGTCTACTTTGCGACGAGCGACGCAGCAGGCACTGTCTATGCCCTCGATGGAGGGACGGGCGACGAGGTATGGCACTACACGCAGACCGCTCCCGATGACGGGAACTGGGCGTCGTTCTACTCCTCCTCCCCCGCAACGGCCGATGGCCGCCTGTATATCGGCGGTGAATATTACAACACCGTCTACTGCTTCGGGCCTGCCCTGCCCGGTGTGCCCACCGGTGGTGATGACGGTGACGACGACGGCCCCGCCCCTGTGCCGGTACCCGTTCCCACCGTGCCGCTGACGAAACTGACCCTCACTCCCGGCACCTTTTCCGTGGAAGGCGCAAGCGGGAAGACCTACAACGTAAGTGCCACCACCGCACTCGGTGTCCTCCATGCGGCCGGACTCTCCTTCGGGGTCGATGACGATTTCTACACCGAATATGGCTCGCTCTTCGTCGATGAGATTGGCGGTCTGGCAAACAGCGGATCGTCTGGGTGGATGTATACGGTAAACGGCGCCAGTCCGGGCACCGGTGCAAATACGTACACCCTCACAACCGGGGACGAGGTGATCTGGTACTGGAGCGAGTCGATGTCCAGCACCCCGGCCGAGTCGGACCATGTCTACGGGTATGCGGTGACGGTTACCGCCACCACCGGCATGACGGGGGACGGCGACGGAACGGATGACGGCACCGGCGATAGCCCTACGATGACCACCTCGTCAGTCGGGCGGATCAGCACGATCGGCCTGCCCGAAGGGGCCTCTCTCACCATCGACCAGAACCGGATGATGCTGAGCATCGACATGGCGGCGGCCAGAGCAGCGGGTGAGAACGTGATGATGGACAAAAACACCCTGATCATCACGAGAGGCGATGCCGTACTCTCCATCCGGTTCATTGACTTCAAAGAGATCCGCGGCATCACCTCCGGTCCGATCGAATCAATAACAGTCAGGACGATGCCCATAGATAATGAATTGCCGGGTGCAGGGGAGGTCCTGGTATCGGTGGGTGCAGAGCTCTACTCCGTGCCGTTCGGTGCCCGGATTCTCACCTCCGTCAGCACCGGCCCGTCCCTTGCGGAGACCCGGGAAATGCTTGACGGCCTCGCGGGTGCACCATACCCGGCGGCCGTCGCGTATGCCATTGATGTGGATACCATGAACCTTGTCAACGGCGAGGATATCGGCACGGCATCAATGATGATTGTGATGGATGCGGCGTGGGTGAACGACCACGGAGGAGCTAAGAGCCTTCGCATCGTACATATCGGAAACGATGGGAATGTCGAGGTCATCGTTCCCACGGTCAGATTCGAAGGCACCACTGTCTCCATCGAAGCCGATTCCCCGGCGGGCTTCTCCTCCTTCGTGCTCATTGCGGCAGGGGAGCCTCCGGCAGGAAATGTCCTGTCCGATGCAGAGCAGACGCCTGAATCGACATCTGCCGGGGAGAACACCGAACCGGCACAGACCCCGTTCCCTGCGCTTGCCGGCCTTGCCGGTGCAGGATTGGCTCTCTCATGGTGGAGTGGAAGATATGGTAGCAAAAAGAACTAA
- a CDS encoding helix-turn-helix domain-containing protein → MFSHRVFTTDFRTALEEELERKDMSIKELAERAGIPAATLYKITSGERDPRFSTVKAIADALDPRERDFVAVIAAKFLLDELQGTTATAGGMTYRIRGYTANTMEECIIAAVRAEKDGAAGIICAPILSTLVERIVDIPVAIIKPNPEAYVGAFESIVRMIE, encoded by the coding sequence ATGTTCTCTCACCGGGTCTTTACCACCGATTTCAGGACCGCACTCGAAGAGGAGCTCGAACGCAAGGATATGAGCATCAAGGAACTTGCGGAGCGTGCGGGAATCCCGGCGGCGACCCTCTACAAGATCACCTCCGGCGAGCGCGACCCCCGGTTTTCAACCGTGAAGGCCATCGCCGACGCCCTCGACCCGCGGGAACGAGACTTCGTTGCGGTTATCGCTGCTAAGTTTCTGCTTGACGAACTCCAGGGGACGACCGCCACCGCAGGCGGGATGACCTACCGCATCCGGGGATATACCGCAAATACGATGGAAGAGTGCATCATCGCCGCCGTGCGGGCGGAAAAAGACGGGGCGGCAGGGATTATCTGCGCTCCCATCCTCTCCACCCTTGTGGAGCGGATCGTTGATATTCCGGTCGCGATCATCAAGCCGAACCCGGAGGCGTACGTCGGTGCCTTCGAATCGATCGTGCGCATGATCGAATAA